In Bacteroidales bacterium, the following proteins share a genomic window:
- a CDS encoding DUF3078 domain-containing protein — translation MRKIFIVILSLISISAAAQVTEKEKDLRKVNADTVQGWKKGGIFTLAFSQVSLTNWAAGGENSISGNSIINAFANYKKKKASWDNTLDLGYGIMKREKEELRKTDDKIDFASKYGHRLSKNSYVAALLNFKTQFMPGYNYPNDSVIISNFMAPGYLLFAAGYDYKLKDWLSIFIAPATGKMTLVLDQNLANAGAFGVEPAEYNPDLTIKKSGKNNRLEFGGYFKGAFTKDIMKNVKLSTKLELFTNYLKNPQNIDVYWETNIGMKINKYIAVTIGTTLLYDDDIDIVVKDKDGNVIGKGPRVQFKEVFGLGFSYKF, via the coding sequence ATGCGAAAAATTTTCATAGTGATTTTATCACTTATTTCTATTAGTGCTGCTGCGCAAGTAACTGAAAAAGAAAAAGATCTTAGAAAAGTAAATGCAGACACTGTGCAGGGATGGAAAAAAGGAGGGATTTTCACTTTAGCATTTAGTCAAGTTTCATTAACAAATTGGGCTGCTGGGGGAGAAAATTCAATTAGTGGAAACTCAATAATTAATGCGTTTGCAAATTATAAAAAGAAAAAAGCTTCTTGGGATAACACATTAGACTTAGGGTATGGTATAATGAAGCGGGAGAAAGAAGAACTTAGAAAAACAGATGACAAAATAGATTTTGCATCAAAATATGGTCATAGATTGTCTAAAAATAGTTATGTCGCAGCTTTACTAAATTTTAAAACGCAATTTATGCCGGGGTATAATTATCCAAACGATTCAGTAATTATTTCAAATTTTATGGCTCCGGGTTATTTATTGTTTGCAGCAGGTTATGACTATAAACTTAAAGATTGGCTTAGCATTTTTATTGCTCCTGCAACAGGAAAAATGACTTTAGTTTTAGACCAAAATCTTGCTAATGCCGGTGCTTTTGGTGTTGAACCAGCTGAATATAATCCTGATTTAACAATAAAAAAATCAGGAAAAAATAATCGTTTGGAATTTGGGGGCTATTTTAAAGGAGCTTTTACCAAAGATATTATGAAAAATGTAAAATTATCAACAAAGTTGGAGCTTTTTACAAATTATTTAAAAAATCCTCAAAATATTGATGTTTATTGGGAAACAAATATTGGTATGAAAATTAACAAATATATTGCTGTAACTATTGGAACAACTTTGTTATACGATGATGATATTGACATTGTTGTAAAAGATAAAGATGGAAATGTTATAGGTAAGGGTCCACGAGTACAGTTTAAGGAGGTGTTCGGGTTAGGTTTTTCTTATAAATTTTAA